One genomic segment of Chrysiogenia bacterium includes these proteins:
- a CDS encoding thioredoxin family protein — MKRIRLSLLFAVLALLISGGIAPGHAQPVEAEHLSVELIALQQSAQPGAQLDIGLHFRLEDHWHIYWKNPGDSGQPTSVEWQLPDGVEATGFNWPAPERQGLAGLMNYGYSSEVLLPVKLSVPEDFSVEAVEIVGEAKWLVCREECIPGKATLSLTLPVQSVTPEINAGNEPLFVAAFGAAPTPWPADSAIIEEAGDALHLILQGAGQFALKDATLAFVPEDDLIIANAAPQNVLWVGDDAVLRIQRHELLDGMPHVLRGVLLTKHKDAESSHAFSIHAGPRPAMLASKDTGGLLRAILFALIGGILLNLMPCVFPVLSIKVLGFVNQAGEESRVVRMHGLAYSAGVLVSFWALAGLLLALRAGGEHLGWGFQLQSPGFVITLSFVLFLLALSLSGVVELGSSLTGLGGSGVRLEGYTGSFATGVLATIVATPCTAPFMGAALGYALGMPAPHSLAVFTALGAGMALPYLILSEWPGALRRLPRPGPWMVTFREAMAFPLYGTVIWLVSVLARQRGTDVAIDLLAGLLLAAAGLWVWSKVRERQGWPPAKLAGVALLAALCFWGGRVAFMRVGIAPESAAQATAEEYWQPYSRARVAELTAGGTPVFVNFTAAWCITCLANERLVFASEDVRTAFAEKGVATLKADWTNRDEEIARTLESYGRSGVPLYVLHPGRPGATPQVLPPVLT; from the coding sequence ATGAAACGCATCCGGCTCAGCTTGCTCTTTGCAGTGCTCGCCCTGCTCATCAGCGGGGGAATAGCCCCGGGACATGCGCAGCCGGTCGAGGCGGAGCACCTGAGCGTCGAGCTCATCGCCCTTCAGCAAAGCGCGCAGCCGGGTGCGCAACTCGACATCGGCCTTCACTTCCGCCTGGAAGATCACTGGCACATCTACTGGAAGAACCCCGGCGACTCGGGACAGCCCACCAGCGTGGAGTGGCAACTGCCCGATGGCGTTGAGGCCACAGGGTTCAACTGGCCCGCACCCGAGCGGCAGGGCCTGGCCGGGCTGATGAACTATGGATACAGCAGCGAGGTGCTGCTTCCGGTAAAACTCAGCGTCCCCGAAGACTTCAGCGTTGAAGCGGTTGAGATCGTTGGCGAGGCCAAGTGGCTCGTCTGCCGCGAGGAATGCATTCCCGGAAAAGCGACTCTTTCGCTTACCCTGCCCGTGCAATCGGTGACGCCCGAGATCAATGCCGGCAATGAGCCGCTCTTCGTTGCCGCCTTCGGTGCGGCCCCCACGCCCTGGCCCGCCGATTCGGCAATCATCGAAGAAGCAGGGGACGCGCTTCACCTCATCCTGCAGGGCGCCGGCCAGTTCGCGCTCAAGGATGCGACGCTCGCCTTCGTTCCCGAGGACGATCTCATCATTGCCAATGCCGCGCCGCAAAACGTCCTCTGGGTCGGCGACGATGCGGTGCTGCGAATCCAGCGCCACGAGTTGCTCGATGGAATGCCCCACGTGCTGCGCGGCGTGCTGCTCACCAAACACAAGGACGCCGAGAGCAGCCACGCCTTCTCAATCCATGCCGGGCCGCGGCCGGCAATGCTGGCCTCCAAAGACACCGGCGGGCTGTTGCGAGCGATTCTCTTTGCACTGATCGGCGGGATCCTGCTCAATCTGATGCCATGCGTGTTTCCGGTTCTCTCCATCAAGGTCCTCGGATTCGTCAATCAAGCCGGGGAGGAATCGCGTGTGGTGCGCATGCACGGGCTGGCCTACAGCGCCGGCGTGCTCGTCTCGTTCTGGGCGCTGGCGGGTCTGCTACTGGCCCTGCGCGCAGGAGGCGAGCACCTGGGCTGGGGGTTCCAGCTCCAGTCACCGGGCTTTGTGATCACGCTGAGTTTCGTGCTCTTTCTGCTGGCGCTCTCACTCTCCGGCGTGGTGGAACTCGGCTCTTCCCTGACCGGCCTGGGCGGCTCCGGCGTCAGACTGGAAGGCTACACCGGCTCGTTCGCCACCGGCGTGCTTGCCACCATTGTCGCCACCCCGTGCACGGCGCCGTTCATGGGCGCGGCGCTGGGTTATGCGCTGGGCATGCCCGCGCCCCATTCGCTGGCAGTCTTCACCGCACTGGGCGCCGGCATGGCCCTTCCCTATCTGATTCTTTCCGAGTGGCCCGGCGCCCTGCGCAGGTTGCCGCGACCTGGCCCATGGATGGTGACCTTCCGGGAAGCCATGGCCTTCCCGCTCTATGGCACGGTCATCTGGCTGGTCTCGGTTCTCGCACGCCAGCGCGGGACCGACGTGGCGATCGATCTGCTCGCCGGGTTGCTTCTGGCGGCAGCGGGCCTGTGGGTCTGGTCGAAGGTGCGCGAGCGTCAGGGCTGGCCGCCGGCAAAGCTCGCGGGCGTGGCGCTGCTTGCCGCCCTGTGCTTCTGGGGCGGGCGCGTTGCATTCATGCGCGTGGGCATAGCGCCTGAAAGCGCGGCGCAGGCAACCGCTGAAGAATACTGGCAGCCCTATTCCAGGGCGCGCGTTGCGGAGCTGACCGCCGGCGGCACACCTGTCTTTGTGAATTTCACGGCCGCCTGGTGCATCACCTGCCTGGCCAACGAGCGGCTGGTGTTTGCGAGCGAGGACGTCCGCACCGCATTCGCCGAAAAGGGCGTTGCGACGCTCAAGGCCGACTGGACCAACCGCGATGAAGAGATTGCCCGGACGCTCGAGTCCTACGGGCGAAGCGGCGTGCCGCTCTATGTGCTGCATCCAGGCAGGCCCGGCGCCACTCCGCAGGTACTCCCACCGGTGCTCACGC